From Salvia splendens isolate huo1 chromosome 3, SspV2, whole genome shotgun sequence, a single genomic window includes:
- the LOC121794964 gene encoding 1,4-alpha-glucan-branching enzyme 2, chloroplastic/amyloplastic-like — MEKCVSYAESHDQAVVGDKTIAFWLMDKDMYDVMGLDRPSTPVIDRGIALHKMIRLITMGLGGEGYLNFMGNEFGHPEWIDFPRADQYLPNGQEMASVMTNAGVDLICS; from the exons ATGGAAAAATGCGTCTCCTATGCAGAAAGTCATGACCAAGCTGTTGTTGGTGATAAAACTATCGCATTCTGGTTGATGGATAAG GATATGTATGATGTCATGGGATTGGATAGACCATCCACACCTGTAATAGATCGTGGAATAGCCTTGCACAAGATGATCAGGCTTATAACAATGGGATTAGGTGGGGAAGGATACTTAAATTTCATGGGAAATGAATTTGGACATCCTG AGTGGATAGATTTTCCTAGAGCTGATCAATATCTTCCTAATGGCCAGGAAATGGCTTCAGTTATGACAAATGCAGGCGTAGATTTGATCTG TTCATGA
- the LOC121794304 gene encoding growth-regulating factor 4-like isoform X1, with translation MSLRKAVLTLLVIFINSLTSIQQKQETVCETAKIAFPMDFNVKHWREESEEDEHQTSTKLPRLDSSSPAAALPLFVPQPQSNHYYSTKLPRIGGGGSSFSWAQWQELELQALIFSHIMGGGGVPAELLYLVKKSLVSSPLHYYHPSSSLAVGYWGGKGGMDPEPGRCRRTDGKKWRCSRDVVASQKYCHRHMHRGKNRSRKPVEIPTPFTLSHPRPETQPAGDPTLRHFFDDWPTSLGMGATNLSISLKLGSDGGSTPQINWDGPLAEALSSPMTTLHTTSASHTSFLTS, from the exons ATGAGTTTAAGAAAAGCGGTTTTAACTTTATTGGTAATCTTTATAAACAGTTTGACAAGTATCCAACAAAAACAAGAAACTGTGTGTGAAACTGCAAAAATAGCTTTTCCAATGGATTTCAATGTGAAGCATTGGAGAGAGGAGTCAGAAGAAGATGAGCATCAAACATCAACTAAGCTACCAAGACTGGACTCATCATCTCCTGCAGCTGCGCTTCCCTTGTTTGTACCTCAACCTCAATCCAACCACTACTACTCCACCAAACTTCCCA GAATTGGGGGTGGTGGGAGCTCCTTCAGTTGGGCGCAGTGGCAAGAGCTTGAACTTCAGGCTCTCATATTCAGCCACATAATGGGCGGCGGAGGCGTTCCGGCGGAGCTCCTGTATCTTGTCAAGAAGAGCCTTGTCTCCTCTCCTCTCCATTATtaccatccttcttcttctt TGGCAGTGGGGTATTGGGGGGGCAAAGGAGGCATGGATCCTGAGCCGGGGAGGTGCCGCCGGACCGACGGCAAGAAATGGCGTTGCTCGAGGGACGTCGTCGCCTCCCAGAAATACTGCCACCGCCACATGCACCGCGGCAAGAACCGTTCAAGAAAGCCCGTGGAAATTCCCACTCCTTTCACCCTCTCCCACCCGAG GCCCGAGACTCAACCCGCCGGAGATCCCACGCTCCGGCATTTCTTCGACGATTGGCCTACATCACTTGGGATGGGGGCAACTAACCTGTCCATCTCTTTAAAGCTTGGAAGCGATGGGGGCTCTACGCCTCAAATCAATTGGGATGGGCCACTGGCCGAGGCGTTGAGCTCACCAATGACCACTCTGCACACCACCTCTGCGTCCCACACTAGTTTTCTTACCTCCTAG
- the LOC121794304 gene encoding growth-regulating factor 4-like isoform X2, translating to MSLRKAVLTLLVIFINSLTSIQQKQETVCETAKIAFPMDFNVKHWREESEEDEHQTSTKLPRLDSSSPAAALPLFVPQPQSNHYYSTKLPRIGGGGSSFSWAQWQELELQALIFSHIMGGGGVPAELLYLVKKSLVSSPLHYYHPSSSLGYWGGKGGMDPEPGRCRRTDGKKWRCSRDVVASQKYCHRHMHRGKNRSRKPVEIPTPFTLSHPRPETQPAGDPTLRHFFDDWPTSLGMGATNLSISLKLGSDGGSTPQINWDGPLAEALSSPMTTLHTTSASHTSFLTS from the exons ATGAGTTTAAGAAAAGCGGTTTTAACTTTATTGGTAATCTTTATAAACAGTTTGACAAGTATCCAACAAAAACAAGAAACTGTGTGTGAAACTGCAAAAATAGCTTTTCCAATGGATTTCAATGTGAAGCATTGGAGAGAGGAGTCAGAAGAAGATGAGCATCAAACATCAACTAAGCTACCAAGACTGGACTCATCATCTCCTGCAGCTGCGCTTCCCTTGTTTGTACCTCAACCTCAATCCAACCACTACTACTCCACCAAACTTCCCA GAATTGGGGGTGGTGGGAGCTCCTTCAGTTGGGCGCAGTGGCAAGAGCTTGAACTTCAGGCTCTCATATTCAGCCACATAATGGGCGGCGGAGGCGTTCCGGCGGAGCTCCTGTATCTTGTCAAGAAGAGCCTTGTCTCCTCTCCTCTCCATTATtaccatccttcttcttctt TGGGGTATTGGGGGGGCAAAGGAGGCATGGATCCTGAGCCGGGGAGGTGCCGCCGGACCGACGGCAAGAAATGGCGTTGCTCGAGGGACGTCGTCGCCTCCCAGAAATACTGCCACCGCCACATGCACCGCGGCAAGAACCGTTCAAGAAAGCCCGTGGAAATTCCCACTCCTTTCACCCTCTCCCACCCGAG GCCCGAGACTCAACCCGCCGGAGATCCCACGCTCCGGCATTTCTTCGACGATTGGCCTACATCACTTGGGATGGGGGCAACTAACCTGTCCATCTCTTTAAAGCTTGGAAGCGATGGGGGCTCTACGCCTCAAATCAATTGGGATGGGCCACTGGCCGAGGCGTTGAGCTCACCAATGACCACTCTGCACACCACCTCTGCGTCCCACACTAGTTTTCTTACCTCCTAG